gggcttccagtatcgagaaaaatgtggaaatatctaatcgttgctggaaaataatctgccagttccccttggaattgaaaattacattcaagcgaaagagtttattttattgttttctatccataaaatatccatataatacatttgggtttgtgatttgtcactcaagtacagttagcaggaaaggttctgaagataattcttcagaacaaggtttttcgtatcctatattggatgcataaatccttgtgcctccaacgtaacgctctcgttttcgaagttctccaaatattcattcattcagaatgaattcagattcaacttcaaacaaatgatctccaaatcaacgatagtcctacgtcaccctagcggttataccatagatataacccacttcctgtttttacatTAAACATGGTGTTGTTTCACCAAGCAGTGGACTGTATTTTGCTGCGATCATGTTTGTGCGTGCTCGATCCTACTTTCCACAGCCGCCCATGCGGCTGGCACGCGAGGTCAACGAATGTGCAATTCTCAACCAAAGTAGCAGTTATGCTACTTATGAGAGAGTGCGTTTCCACGGAATGATTCCGAGCGGCCCAGTGCCGTGTGCGATGCGAAgcaaatggaaaattccattcGCTTCTTTGGTCCTGTTAAGGACCAATCCAAAACCAAAAACTATACCACGGACCGAATGAGGGATTAATCGGTTGATAGCAAATAAGTCACTTAATCCTTTATACACATTTTATATTTACAGCAAATTTTACAAGATCAAATATCAAACTTTCTTTTAAGCTCTTTCTTCTATCGTGAGTTCAGcacataaaataaacctcttgcTTTGGCGGTTGAAATAGAAGTCTCCTACCTGAACGCAGTGCAGTTTGCTTGCGCTCGCAATGCACTCTCCCACGGGTGGGGCGTATGTTGGTTTTTGTGTTCTCGCGATCGTGCTTTCGTTGCGTTCCTTCCTCCGCCATCCTGTCGGTCGTACTTTCAGTGCGCGGCGCTGAGCGGTGGACTGAACATACTCCCACGGCAGAAGGAAAGTCATTCTGTTGAATTATCCTTGTCCTCAATCGATGCGTTGTCCAAAATAGGTAGTGGCACTGGTTTGTGAATCGGTCTTCTGTATGTAGTATCGCCAACATGTACATCCACAACATGAACCGGGCCATCAGATCCAGGGCAGGTGCGTAAGACTCGGTCCATCTTCTTTTGTTGAGTTGCAACCTTATGTTTCTTGGAGAGGACGACTGTATCGATAACCACGTTGAATTTCTTTCTTGTCCATTTTGGTCTCAACAGAAGCTCTACCAAATGTTCATGAGACCAACGATTCCAGAAATGCTGTCTTACCTGCAGGATGCGTTGCTTTCGGTGTGATCGATTCAGAGGAATATTAGTAAAAGAGGGTTCGGGTGTGGCTGTTAGAGATCTGCTAATAATCATGTGTCCAGGGGTTAAAACTTCTGGGtcttttgttagtcttttttgcgattgcaattaaaatttataaactactgaaattgtaggaatcataaatggaagcttttggtttggtaaaccgatactttgaatagcaaaatacggtacttttcacgatacaaattgCTTTCGGTGTGATCGATTCAGAGGAATATTAGTAAAAGAGGGTTCGGGTGTGGCTGTTAGAGATCTGCTAATAATCATGTGTCCAGGGGTTAAAACTTCTGGGTCTTTTGGGTCGGAGCAATAGGAAAATAGAGATCTTGAATTCCAAattgcttcattttgacattaaAAAGTCGCAAATTCCATTCTTGTAAGGTGAGTTGGTTTATAAACATGATTCAGAATGATCGTAAAACTTTTGATTCCAGCCTTTCAATGAGGCGCACTTGAGGGAAAGATTGTCCCTTTTTTCACTTCGGTTTGAATGGTCTCAAATTCGTCCAGTCTTGCTACTTTTTACTTGTGTGTCACTTGTAGCGTATCCTCATTATACATAAAACAAGTTCCAAACTGTTtatcattcttctcttcgaattTGAAGTTTTGCATCAAATGTTGCCATTTTAAAATACCACTAGCATCTGGTTTCAAATTTATCTCATTGCAGTGTTCCAAAAGTACATACTTTTCCCTGAATTTATCATACTGTCGATTAACTTCTGGCTGCTTGCCCAGCTTGGACACCATTATGTTAAACTTTCTTGAATTGGGACAAAATGTTGACTGAGAGTAAGCCTTGCACTCATCAGTCTTGATTGGCACATATTGCTTAGTGACCACGTTTTCCAAATTCTCAAAATAATGAATCTGTTGACTTAATTGCTTTGTTGATAATGTTACTGTATGTGACTGAAAAATAGAACCAGATACAGATTCGCTATTAACTTTTCCACCAATTAGCCATCCCAATTGCGAGTCAATTAACGTTGGCGAATTCTTGAAAAGTTTTACTCGATCGGATTTAATTAGATCATCGAACCACTCCATTCCGATCAGTAAATCTATTTGTCCAGGTTTGTAGAATGAAGAATCAGCCAATTGTGTTCCTGACGGAATATTCCACGAAGCTACATCGATCTCGTAAGCTGGTAGAATACCAGTGACTTCACGAGTAACCAAGCAATCCAAATTGAATTTGAAGTTGCTATATTTAGAGCATACTTGAACGCATGCCTTATGTTGTACTTTGGATTTGATATTGCTAACTCCGTTGACTAATATATTTGTCTTTTCTTTCGGCACTCGTAGCCTATCAAGCATTGACTCTGAGATGAAGTTGATTTGCGAGCCACTATCCAAGAGAGCTCGACATGTATGCGGATTTCCATATCTATCCAAAGCAATAACTTGTGCTGTTAGCAGAAGCACTTGCTGAACTGGTTTTCCATGCGTGTTGGAATAAGCAGCAGTAATATCCTGCATTGATGAACCTCTCGAAGTGTTGGGAGTGCAATGCTGTTTTTGATTCTCTAATGCAGTATCTTTTTAACCAATATTTGATGAACGAACTCCTTCCCTGTGAAGCAAACTGTGATGTCTACGCTGACATTTTGAGCAAGATTTAGATGATGGACAATCCACTCCAAGACGACCTCTTGTCAAGCAATTAAAGCAAAGTCGTTTGTCACGGACCATTCTGAGCCGCTCATCAATCTTCAATCCATGAAAACTTGGGCATTTGAATGCGAAATGGTTACCTTCACAAAACTCGCAATTAGTTGAAACCATAGCTGTGTTTACTCGCGAATTTGATTGTTTCTTCGATACTTGATTTCTTTTATGCGACATTTGAATAAACTGTTCTTGATCGCTGCTTGTATCGGACACCTGGCATCTTTCAAGAATCGAAATGCGATTTTTAAGAAAT
The Toxorhynchites rutilus septentrionalis strain SRP chromosome 2, ASM2978413v1, whole genome shotgun sequence genome window above contains:
- the LOC129766289 gene encoding uncharacterized protein LOC129766289, giving the protein MQDITAAYSNTHGKPVQQVLLLTAQVIALDRYGNPHTCRALLDSGSQINFISESMLDRLRVPKEKTNILVNGVSNIKSKVQHKACVQVCSKYSNFKFNLDCLVTREVTGILPAYEIDVASWNIPSGTQLADSSFYKPGQIDLLIGMEWFDDLIKSDRVKLFKNSPTLIDSQLGWLIGGKVNSESVSGSIFQSHTVTLSTKQLSQQIHYFENLENVVTKQYVPIKTDECKAYSQSTFCPNSRKFNIMVSKLGKQPEVNRQYDKFREKYVLLEHCNEINLKPDASGILKWQHLMQNFKFEEKNDKQFGTCFMYNEDTLQVTHK